CCGCGGTTCTGATCGAAGAACTGCTGCAGCAGGTCGGCGTTGATGCCGGGCGTGGGAATGTGTCCGCCGAGGCGGTACACGGCCAGCAAGCCAAGCGTGAAGAGCACACGCTTGCGAAGATCGGGAATCCGGAAGATGTTGGCTAACTTTTCAAACATTTACTGCGCCCTCAACTGCTTCCCTGCTTTTAGCTCTTAGCTATTGGCTCTTGGCTAACCGCTACGCCGAGGCCGCGATCACTTCTGCTTTTCCGCCGGCCTTCGTAATCTTCTCGGCGGCCGACTTGGAGAACTTGTGCGCCCGGACGTGAACCGCGCCCTTCAGCTCGCCGTCGCCGAGCACCTTGACCAGCTCGTCGCGCTTGCCGATGAGCCCGGCTTTGCGGAGCACGTCAGGCGTGACGTTCTTTTCGCCGAGATTCGCCAGCGACTCCAGGTTCACGATGGCGTACTCGACGCGGAAGATGTTGGTGAAGCCGCGCTTGGGCAGGCGGCGGTGAAGCGGCATCTGGCCGCCTTCAAAGCCGCGCAGCATGCGCGAGCCGGAGCGCGAGCGCTGGCCCTTGTGCCCGCGGGTGGAGGTCTTGCCCATGCCCGAGCCCATGCCGCGGCCCACGCGCTTGCGCTTTTCCGATGCGCCCTTGGGGGCGCGAACTGTGGATAGATTCATGATGTCACTCTCGCTACTGCACGATCTCGACCAGATGCGGCACTTTCGCGACCATGCCCCGGATCGAGGGCGAGTCTTCGCGCTCGATGACCTGGTTCAAACGGGTGAAGCCCAGCCCGCGCACGACCTTCTTGTGCTTTACGGGCGCCTGGATGTAAGAGCGTACCCAGCGCAACTTGATCTTGCCTGCCGATTTGGTGCTCTTCTGCGCCGTCATGATTAGAGCTCCTCGACCGGCTTGCCGCGCATGGCGGCCACGTCGTTGCGGTCGCGCAACTGCTCCAGCGCGCGGAACGTGGCCTTGATGACGTTGTGCGGGTTGGTGGTGCCGATGGACTTGGTGAGCACGTTCTGCACGCCCGCCGAGGTCATCACGGCGCGCACGGCGCCGCCGGCAATGACGCCGGTGCCTTCCGGAGCGGGCTTCAGCAGCACCAGCCCTGAACCGAAACGTCCGAGGACCTGGTGCGGAATGGTGGTCTGCGTGAGCGAGACCTTCACCAGGTTCTTCTTGGCGGCTTCGATGCCCTTGCGGATGGCCTGCGGCACTTCTTTCGCCTTGCCGGAGCCGTAGCCCACCACCGCGGCCGAGGGGTCGCCGACGACGACCAGCGCGGCGAACGAGAGGTTCTTGCCGCCCTTGACGACCTTGGTGACGCGGTTGATGGAGACCACCTGGTCTTTGAGTTGGTAGCTGCCTGCGTCGAGTCTTTTTTTGGTTGCTAGCGCCATGAAATCTACTCTTCCAGTCTTCAGTCGGTCAGCTTGCCAGCCGGTCCGCTGATCGCTGACCGGCGGAAAGACTGACAGACTGCTAAAACTTCAATCCTGCCTCGCGGGCGGCATCGGCCAGGGCCTTGATGCGCCCGTGGTAGAGATAGCCGCCGCGGTCGAACACAACTTTCTCCACGCCCTTGGCCTTGGCGCGCTCGGCGATCAGCTTGCCGATCGCCCTGGCCGCGGCGACGTTGCCGCCGGTGGCCTTGCGCTCGCCCTTGGCGCGGCCTTCCTT
This genomic interval from Terriglobales bacterium contains the following:
- the rplO gene encoding 50S ribosomal protein L15: MNLSTVRAPKGASEKRKRVGRGMGSGMGKTSTRGHKGQRSRSGSRMLRGFEGGQMPLHRRLPKRGFTNIFRVEYAIVNLESLANLGEKNVTPDVLRKAGLIGKRDELVKVLGDGELKGAVHVRAHKFSKSAAEKITKAGGKAEVIAASA
- the rpmD gene encoding 50S ribosomal protein L30 is translated as MTAQKSTKSAGKIKLRWVRSYIQAPVKHKKVVRGLGFTRLNQVIEREDSPSIRGMVAKVPHLVEIVQ
- the rpsE gene encoding 30S ribosomal protein S5, giving the protein MALATKKRLDAGSYQLKDQVVSINRVTKVVKGGKNLSFAALVVVGDPSAAVVGYGSGKAKEVPQAIRKGIEAAKKNLVKVSLTQTTIPHQVLGRFGSGLVLLKPAPEGTGVIAGGAVRAVMTSAGVQNVLTKSIGTTNPHNVIKATFRALEQLRDRNDVAAMRGKPVEEL
- the rplR gene encoding 50S ribosomal protein L18 — translated: MISKESKNVVRTRVHERIRRRMLGTAERPRLNVYRSLNHIYAQVIDDMRGVTLVSASTNEKKEGRAKGERKATGGNVAAARAIGKLIAERAKAKGVEKVVFDRGGYLYHGRIKALADAAREAGLKF